The nucleotide window CCCGGCGAGCCTGGAGCGTAGCGACGGCATCGCCGGGAAAATTCCGGCCTCGCCGACGGACAACCGCCCGCCGACCAAGCCTCCACCCGCCTGCCGCCTCCCCGCGATCCCGCTTCCCCACCGAGGGGGTCCGGGGGGCATCATGCCCCCCGGTGGGGTCCAGGGGCAACGCCCCTGGCCGCCGGAGGCATTTTCCTCTCCCTTCTCTACCTTCTCTCGTTTATCCCGTTTATCCCGTTTATCCCGCCAGCGTCCGTTCGTAGACCGCTTCCAAGCGCGCGGCCACGGCGGGCCAGTTGAGTTCCTCGGCGATGAGCCGCAGGGCGTTGTCGTGTTTGCGCCGGCGGCCGTCCGCATCGGTCAGGGCCGTGACGATGGCCTGGCCGAAGGCGGCCGCATCGGCCACGGGCGCGGTGTAGCCGCAGTCGTGGGCTTCCATGATGCGTTTGATTTCCCCAACGGCATTGGACACCACCGGCACGCCCGAGGCGAGGTAGTCGCCGAAGCGGATGGGGAAGCGGGCCTTTTCGATGGGGTCGTCGTCCATGGGCAGAAGCAGCGCGTCGCTGGCGGCGAGATAGGTCGGCACCTCGGTGGACGGCTTTTCGCCGACCTTGACGATGTCCGGGGCGAAGCGCTCCTCGTAGGCGGCCATGCGGGCCTTGAAGTCGTCGGAGATGTGGAGCTTGCCCAGGAAATAGAGCTTGAGGTCCGGGAGGGATTGCCGGGCGTAGGCGTAGGCGTCGAGGAGCGCGAACAGCGATTCGGTGTAGGTGTGGCCCATGGACAGGACCATCTTCGCGTCCGGGGCGAGCCCGATGGCGGCGCGGGCCTGGTCCTTGTCGGGCATGGCCGCGACCAGGGTCGGGCAGTTGGGGATGTAGTGGA belongs to Solidesulfovibrio sp. and includes:
- a CDS encoding glycosyltransferase family 4 protein, whose product is MKILYLNHNPEGYGTYFRCYHLARHIAARGHAVTLLCASREPTLSIRDRTEGNLTIRLLPRVNLATYHTGHTLRMFLNARECLTQKMDILHAFAFPLHPISFPTWLTSLARPKVKIVLDHDDMWKGGFTLHHPRPVRAVYDFTEDRLPAVADMATAASAILMRKFRDAGLPEEKIHYIPNCPTLVAAMPDKDQARAAIGLAPDAKMVLSMGHTYTESLFALLDAYAYARQSLPDLKLYFLGKLHISDDFKARMAAYEERFAPDIVKVGEKPSTEVPTYLAASDALLLPMDDDPIEKARFPIRFGDYLASGVPVVSNAVGEIKRIMEAHDCGYTAPVADAAAFGQAIVTALTDADGRRRKHDNALRLIAEELNWPAVAARLEAVYERTLAG